The Paenibacillus sophorae genome has a segment encoding these proteins:
- a CDS encoding glycoside-pentoside-hexuronide (GPH):cation symporter → MENSKGNIVSRLSYSFGAFGNDLLFGLLSTYFIMFVTTHLFNSGNKAQDAKMIGFITLIIFCLRFVELAIDPFIGNAIDNTHTRWGKFKPWVVVGGVLGPAALVILFTDFGGLTKSNPMLYLILFAILYIMMDILYSFKDIAFWSMIPALSFDSREREKTATFARIGSNIGGGTIGIVVMPLVLLFSLNANHGTGDSRGWFWFALIIGCAAALSAVVVGLGTKEVDSDLRKNKEATTFKGVFHVLMHNDQLMWLSLAYGLYAIGMSLTNSFELYYFTFILGDASKFSILAVLNTIVGLAAISIFPTLAKKWNRRNVFLVAIALMLIALVVFSLANSSLILVLVAAELFFIPQPLIFLVALMTITDSVEYGQLKSGHRDESLTLSVRPLLDKLAGAISNLVVGVTAVAASMTAGATAATITNHGRFIFKFAMLGVPAVFILVGALVFFQKVKLDEKMHASIVDELERTWAKDFDRDDESESTGSQPNSKAELSYYAPVAGEVIPLEQVSDAVFSTGSMGRGFAIKPSDGRVYAPFDGVIEATFSTRHTVGLVSENKIATLIHIGIGTVKMNGTGFINYFEPGQRVSQGELLIEFWSPAIKKAGLDDTVIAVITNSDNLSEFEIENKREVTKNDIVLTLEKKISGI, encoded by the coding sequence ATGGAAAATTCAAAAGGAAACATCGTTTCACGGTTGTCTTACAGCTTTGGTGCTTTTGGGAATGACTTGCTGTTTGGATTACTCAGTACATATTTCATTATGTTTGTGACAACCCACTTGTTTAACAGTGGAAATAAGGCGCAGGATGCGAAAATGATTGGATTTATTACACTTATTATTTTCTGCTTACGGTTTGTAGAATTAGCCATTGATCCATTTATTGGGAATGCCATTGACAACACCCATACGCGTTGGGGGAAATTCAAACCTTGGGTTGTAGTGGGTGGTGTCTTAGGACCAGCGGCTTTAGTCATATTATTCACAGATTTTGGCGGACTGACGAAAAGCAACCCAATGCTCTATCTTATCTTGTTTGCCATTCTATATATTATGATGGATATTCTATACAGTTTCAAAGATATTGCATTTTGGTCTATGATTCCTGCATTGTCATTTGATTCACGTGAACGGGAAAAAACAGCCACATTTGCTCGAATCGGGTCAAATATTGGTGGAGGAACAATTGGTATTGTGGTCATGCCTTTAGTGCTACTGTTCTCACTCAATGCCAATCATGGAACAGGTGATTCTCGTGGATGGTTCTGGTTTGCGCTGATTATTGGTTGTGCAGCAGCTCTATCAGCAGTCGTAGTTGGATTAGGGACAAAAGAAGTAGATTCTGATTTGCGAAAGAACAAGGAAGCAACAACTTTTAAAGGAGTTTTTCACGTTCTTATGCACAACGATCAGCTTATGTGGTTATCGTTAGCGTATGGTCTTTATGCCATTGGTATGTCTTTAACAAACTCATTTGAACTTTACTACTTCACATTTATTTTAGGAGATGCATCGAAATTTTCAATTTTGGCAGTATTAAATACAATCGTTGGCTTAGCTGCCATTTCGATTTTTCCCACATTGGCGAAGAAATGGAACCGCCGAAATGTATTTCTAGTAGCCATTGCCTTAATGTTGATAGCCTTAGTGGTATTCAGTCTTGCGAACAGCTCTCTTATTCTAGTGCTTGTCGCAGCGGAGTTATTTTTCATTCCACAACCACTAATCTTTTTAGTGGCTTTGATGACTATTACTGACTCAGTAGAATATGGTCAATTAAAATCAGGACATCGCGATGAATCGCTGACTTTATCTGTTCGCCCATTGTTGGATAAGCTTGCAGGAGCGATTTCAAACTTAGTTGTTGGTGTCACGGCTGTAGCAGCCAGTATGACAGCAGGAGCCACAGCTGCAACTATCACGAACCACGGCCGTTTTATCTTTAAATTCGCTATGCTTGGTGTCCCGGCAGTATTCATTTTAGTTGGTGCACTTGTCTTTTTCCAAAAAGTGAAACTCGATGAAAAAATGCATGCTTCAATCGTTGACGAGCTTGAGAGAACATGGGCAAAGGACTTTGATCGTGATGATGAAAGTGAGTCAACTGGAAGTCAACCGAATTCCAAAGCTGAACTATCTTATTATGCCCCAGTCGCTGGTGAAGTGATTCCCCTTGAACAAGTTTCAGATGCAGTATTTTCGACTGGATCAATGGGGAGAGGGTTCGCAATTAAACCAAGTGATGGGAGAGTTTACGCGCCATTTGATGGCGTAATTGAGGCAACATTCTCAACGCGTCATACTGTCGGTCTTGTCTCCGAAAATAAAATTGCAACATTGATTCATATTGGGATTGGAACAGTTAAGATGAATGGAACTGGTTTTATCAATTATTTCGAACCAGGGCAACGTGTTTCACAAGGGGAGCTTCTAATTGAATTCTGGTCTCCAGCCATTAAGAAAGCTGGATTAGATGATACTGTTATTGCGGTAATCACGAATTCTGATAATTTATCTGAATTTGAAATCGAAAATAAGCGTGAAGTTACAAAAAATGATATTGTTTTGACCTTAGAAAAAAAAATTAGTGGGATATGA
- a CDS encoding glycoside hydrolase family 36 N-terminal domain-containing protein, protein MQLYYGKEVKNYNNLRKFPKATRSSFSPNLPGATTIDFSLNDVLREYPGVNEADYRNPAIAIRHQDGSTVTNFKFDSYVINEGKPELSELPSTYETDEYQSETLSIVLKDDFSKLSLTLNYTIFESLPVITRSVKVENTGESAVQIEKIASLSLDFPAQDFEFTKIIKNSFFMAIFIA, encoded by the coding sequence TTGCAACTTTATTATGGGAAAGAAGTCAAGAATTACAACAATCTGCGGAAGTTTCCAAAGGCAACTCGTTCGTCGTTCTCACCAAACTTGCCTGGTGCCACAACGATTGATTTTTCCTTAAATGACGTTCTTCGTGAGTACCCTGGTGTGAATGAAGCAGATTATCGTAACCCTGCAATCGCTATTCGTCATCAAGATGGTTCAACTGTAACGAATTTCAAGTTTGATTCTTATGTCATTAATGAAGGGAAACCAGAACTTTCTGAGTTGCCTTCCACTTATGAAACCGATGAGTATCAATCTGAAACTTTGAGTATTGTTTTAAAGGATGATTTTTCAAAACTTAGTTTGACATTGAACTACACGATTTTTGAAAGTTTGCCGGTGATTACGCGTAGCGTCAAAGTTGAAAATACTGGTGAATCTGCCGTTCAGATTGAGAAAATCGCCAGTTTAAGTCTTGACTTTCCTGCCCAAGATTTTGAATTTACGAAAATCATCAAGAACTCATTCTTTATGGCGATTTTTATCGCTTGA
- a CDS encoding GH36 C-terminal domain-containing protein — protein MKSPFEGNATAWSFVSKDKKETLIFYFEVLAKASKSISVIKFAGLDETAVYLDSDGNQFGGDELMNIGRFIPAVSVYTVQTDFTSHVWHLKQK, from the coding sequence TTGAAGTCACCTTTTGAAGGAAACGCCACAGCTTGGAGTTTTGTATCTAAAGACAAGAAAGAAACTTTGATATTCTATTTTGAGGTTCTTGCAAAAGCTTCAAAATCAATCTCAGTAATTAAATTTGCTGGACTTGATGAAACTGCGGTTTATTTAGATTCTGATGGGAACCAGTTTGGAGGAGATGAACTGATGAATATTGGTCGTTTCATTCCAGCAGTCTCGGTATATACCGTGCAAACAGATTTCACTAGTCATGTTTGGCATTTAAAACAAAAATAG
- a CDS encoding NCS2 family permease produces MERFFKLKENGTTVRTEIMAGLTTFMAMAYILSVNPGTLTAFGRIDMGWYSVFLATALAAGIFTIAMGLFINFPVALAPGMGLNAYFASVVLSSATTDHPFTWQMGLTAVFISGLIFILLTITRIRQILLSAIPDSLKHAITVGIGLFIAIIGLKNSGLMTIGVEAGNAIPANTFTDVLYFETVFHLGSLENTNVQLAIIGLLLIGILMVLRVKGAILFGILGTTVIGMLMGAVDFSTLSNPATPWVPDFTQLNLLEFDWKGIMHTGIISAVATFTFVELFDTFGTLVGTAERAGIMDNPEEGKRRVGKAMLVDAAAVAGGAMLGTSTTTAYVESAAGVAEGGRTGLTAVTTGVCFLLALFLAPVAALIPGSATAAALIIVGVLMAQSVRQIDFNDMVIAIPSFLTLAIMPFTYNIANGISFGIVTYVILAFVANLAGKKKYDIHWMMWVLAVLVVLRYLLIGSQG; encoded by the coding sequence ATGGAACGCTTTTTCAAACTTAAAGAGAACGGCACCACAGTACGTACTGAAATTATGGCCGGTCTAACCACTTTTATGGCAATGGCGTATATTCTGTCGGTGAATCCCGGTACGTTAACTGCCTTCGGCCGTATCGATATGGGCTGGTATTCCGTGTTTTTGGCAACCGCACTGGCGGCGGGTATTTTCACCATTGCGATGGGACTATTCATTAATTTCCCGGTCGCCCTTGCGCCAGGTATGGGGCTTAACGCATATTTCGCATCGGTTGTCCTGTCGTCGGCCACGACGGATCATCCGTTTACCTGGCAGATGGGGCTGACAGCGGTCTTCATCTCCGGTCTGATCTTTATTTTGCTGACCATCACCCGGATTCGCCAAATTTTGCTCAGTGCCATTCCGGACAGTCTGAAGCATGCGATAACGGTCGGCATTGGGCTCTTTATCGCCATTATCGGCCTGAAGAACAGCGGCCTTATGACGATCGGCGTTGAAGCGGGCAATGCGATTCCGGCCAATACCTTTACCGACGTGCTGTACTTTGAAACGGTCTTCCATCTAGGAAGCCTTGAGAACACGAATGTTCAGCTTGCAATCATCGGTCTGCTGCTCATCGGCATTCTGATGGTGCTGCGGGTAAAAGGCGCGATTCTGTTCGGTATTCTTGGCACCACGGTAATCGGTATGCTGATGGGCGCGGTCGATTTCTCCACCCTGTCCAATCCGGCCACCCCATGGGTTCCGGATTTCACGCAGCTAAACTTGCTGGAGTTTGACTGGAAAGGTATTATGCATACCGGCATTATTTCTGCGGTCGCGACATTCACCTTCGTCGAGCTGTTCGACACCTTCGGCACTCTGGTCGGAACGGCGGAGCGCGCGGGAATTATGGACAATCCCGAAGAAGGCAAAAGACGCGTCGGCAAAGCGATGCTCGTTGATGCAGCTGCGGTTGCAGGCGGCGCGATGCTGGGCACTTCCACCACAACGGCTTATGTGGAAAGCGCGGCGGGCGTGGCTGAAGGCGGACGTACGGGACTTACCGCCGTTACCACGGGTGTCTGCTTCCTGCTTGCCCTGTTCCTGGCGCCGGTTGCCGCTCTGATTCCCGGCTCCGCCACAGCGGCGGCCCTGATCATTGTCGGCGTGCTGATGGCGCAGTCCGTCCGTCAGATTGATTTTAACGATATGGTTATCGCTATTCCTTCGTTCCTGACCCTTGCGATCATGCCATTCACCTACAATATAGCGAACGGTATCTCTTTCGGCATCGTCACCTACGTTATTTTGGCGTTTGTGGCTAACCTTGCGGGTAAAAAGAAATACGACATCCACTGGATGATGTGGGTCCTGGCCGTTCTGGTGGTGCTTCGTTACCTGCTGATCGGCAGCCAGGGCTGA
- a CDS encoding phospholipid carrier-dependent glycosyltransferase, whose translation MKVVTMMKKWRIAAKMIFLLLLCMLVIPPGTMFAAGNLLQNPGFEETASGAPASWTRDVWVQGDQASLLSVESADVHSGNTAAAVENMQQNHAKWIQTITVKPGTHYRISGWVKVVNAGAEGIGANIFVVGVSGGYPSTKDTGGGWQQLQFIGKTGSGQKEIGIGAALGGYGNLAVGKAYFDDLSVEELDSAPAGVPVISLDPGTAQAGTAGKPVKISSKDILFFSALFACLFAWVYRTALRSRRLLRRESYDYGAWLWIVLSAAFLLRLWLGWTSQGYMNDMKTFMYWGQRLAEVGPGRFYQEGIFADYPPGYIYILYLLHLIHQGLGLNPDSSGEMLLFKLPAILSDIALGWLIYRIGSKKLGGGIALGLVILYSFNPAVLTDSAVWGQADAFFVVFLLLSILAVSNKRLAASALWFAVATAVKPQALIFTPVLLFAFIHYRAWKELLKGAVYGLVAFTLITLPFFWGNGGLGGLIDLYKSTLSSYPYSTVNAFNLYMLIAPTWSPIDQMWLGIPYRAWGNIFIIAAVALAALFSFRKDKKDLSKSFFIGLVLIVVMFVVGTKMHERYMFPAIALSLFAFMAIKDRRLLTLFFGLSLTQYANVAYVLLHLNAGQNPGSDGIVLVTSIANVGLLLYMLYIGWDMYFRGRVLTLAPAHTDKQNRETDLALVGKLRPDNLLQGSAVPRMKRSDWLWMAAITVLYGALAMVNLGSTRSPETVWAPSAAGESFYVDLGAAKQLDKVRIFGGVGTGEFTLEFGDSPQSWSGPIKINEDVGNVFIWKSQQLNAMARYVRVVVNNPGFYLHEVAFYEQGNASPLAIAGVSPDTGGTPKKGEPSNLFDEQQLIPANSGFMNSTYFDEIYHARTAYEYAHGIVPYENTHPPLGKLLISVGMALFGVNPFGWRIVGTVFGIAMLPIMYVMALRLFGRTRYAALAAGLFALDFMHFTQTRISTIDVYGVFFIMLMFYFMQRYSAMNFYRLPLRKTLWPLFWSGLFFGIGVASKWIVLYGGAGLAIMLGISLFDRYRQHRAARRVLALGKRADPELSAACQEAARTFWSRSVITLASCIIFFIVIPAVIYSLSFIPVLSVTPEGYTFKGLLEAQKNMYDYHSQLVATHPFSSQWWQWPFMKRPVWFFSGGEGLPAGQASSIVTMGNPLIWWTGVFAILAVLRLTLKRREKPLYVIWIGYFSQYIPWMLVPRETFLYHYFAMVPFMILALVYMLKLSDSVFPESRSRVIRYVYVAAAALLFIMFYPVLSGMRVSGDYVTGFLRWFPTWVF comes from the coding sequence ATGAAGGTGGTAACGATGATGAAGAAGTGGCGTATTGCTGCGAAAATGATATTTTTGCTGCTGCTGTGTATGCTTGTTATCCCTCCGGGAACAATGTTTGCGGCAGGAAATCTTTTGCAAAATCCGGGATTTGAGGAAACGGCATCGGGCGCCCCCGCCTCCTGGACGAGGGATGTATGGGTGCAGGGCGATCAGGCAAGCCTGCTGTCTGTGGAATCTGCGGATGTCCACTCCGGCAATACAGCGGCCGCCGTAGAGAATATGCAGCAGAATCATGCTAAATGGATTCAGACCATCACCGTAAAGCCGGGCACCCATTACCGGATTTCCGGCTGGGTTAAAGTGGTGAACGCGGGAGCGGAAGGCATCGGGGCCAATATTTTCGTAGTCGGCGTTAGCGGGGGGTATCCGAGCACCAAAGACACCGGCGGTGGCTGGCAGCAGCTTCAGTTCATAGGTAAGACAGGCTCCGGGCAAAAGGAAATAGGAATCGGCGCAGCCCTTGGCGGCTATGGGAATTTGGCCGTGGGCAAGGCGTATTTTGACGATTTATCCGTGGAGGAGCTTGACTCCGCCCCTGCTGGCGTTCCGGTAATCTCGCTTGATCCGGGGACCGCCCAGGCCGGGACGGCAGGGAAGCCGGTAAAAATATCATCCAAAGATATTTTGTTCTTTTCCGCACTCTTCGCCTGCCTCTTCGCTTGGGTTTACCGGACCGCACTGCGCAGCAGGCGTCTGCTCAGACGGGAGAGCTATGACTACGGCGCGTGGCTGTGGATTGTCCTTTCCGCGGCGTTCCTGCTGCGTCTGTGGCTTGGCTGGACTTCGCAGGGTTACATGAACGACATGAAGACTTTTATGTACTGGGGCCAGCGGCTGGCGGAGGTCGGTCCGGGGCGCTTCTATCAGGAAGGCATTTTTGCGGATTACCCTCCCGGGTATATCTATATATTGTATCTTCTTCATCTCATTCATCAGGGCCTGGGCTTAAACCCGGATTCTTCTGGGGAGATGCTGCTGTTTAAGCTGCCGGCGATCTTATCGGATATCGCTCTCGGTTGGCTGATTTACCGGATTGGAAGCAAAAAGCTGGGCGGCGGCATTGCGCTCGGCCTTGTCATTCTATATTCGTTTAATCCGGCCGTACTGACGGATTCGGCGGTGTGGGGGCAGGCGGACGCCTTTTTCGTGGTGTTTCTGCTGCTCAGTATTTTGGCCGTCTCGAATAAACGCCTTGCCGCTTCCGCGCTCTGGTTCGCTGTGGCTACGGCGGTGAAGCCGCAGGCTCTGATTTTTACGCCGGTACTGCTGTTTGCCTTCATCCATTACCGGGCGTGGAAAGAGCTGCTGAAAGGAGCGGTGTACGGGCTTGTTGCTTTTACCTTGATTACACTGCCGTTCTTTTGGGGCAACGGAGGGCTTGGCGGTCTGATCGACCTTTACAAAAGCACGCTGTCTTCCTATCCTTATTCCACTGTCAACGCTTTTAACCTGTACATGCTCATCGCTCCGACCTGGTCGCCGATTGACCAAATGTGGCTCGGCATTCCTTACCGCGCCTGGGGCAATATTTTTATTATAGCCGCAGTAGCTTTGGCCGCGTTGTTCTCGTTCCGCAAAGACAAAAAAGACCTGTCCAAGTCCTTCTTTATCGGTCTGGTTTTAATTGTGGTCATGTTTGTGGTTGGAACCAAAATGCATGAACGGTATATGTTCCCGGCGATTGCCTTAAGCTTGTTCGCCTTTATGGCAATCAAGGACCGGAGGCTGCTGACGCTGTTCTTCGGCCTGAGTCTGACCCAATATGCCAATGTGGCGTATGTGCTGTTACATCTGAATGCGGGACAAAATCCCGGTTCGGACGGCATCGTCCTTGTTACCTCAATCGCCAACGTCGGGCTGCTGCTGTACATGCTGTATATCGGCTGGGATATGTATTTCAGGGGAAGGGTGCTGACGCTGGCTCCTGCGCATACCGATAAGCAGAACCGTGAGACCGATCTGGCGCTCGTCGGGAAACTCCGTCCGGATAACCTCCTGCAGGGAAGCGCTGTTCCCCGTATGAAGCGCAGTGACTGGCTGTGGATGGCGGCTATTACGGTCCTTTATGGAGCGCTTGCCATGGTCAATCTCGGTTCGACCCGTTCGCCGGAAACGGTATGGGCGCCTTCGGCCGCGGGCGAAAGCTTCTATGTCGATTTGGGCGCCGCGAAGCAGCTGGACAAAGTAAGAATATTCGGCGGCGTGGGCACCGGTGAATTCACGCTGGAATTCGGCGACTCGCCGCAAAGCTGGTCTGGACCCATCAAGATTAACGAGGATGTCGGCAACGTCTTTATCTGGAAAAGCCAGCAGCTTAACGCCATGGCACGGTATGTCCGAGTGGTCGTAAATAACCCGGGTTTCTACTTGCATGAGGTCGCTTTCTATGAGCAAGGAAACGCGTCGCCGCTGGCCATCGCCGGAGTGTCACCCGATACAGGAGGAACTCCTAAAAAAGGCGAGCCGTCGAACCTGTTCGACGAGCAGCAGCTTATTCCAGCTAATTCGGGCTTTATGAACAGCACTTATTTTGATGAAATCTATCATGCGCGCACCGCATATGAATATGCCCATGGCATCGTTCCGTATGAGAATACGCATCCGCCGCTGGGCAAACTTCTGATTTCCGTCGGGATGGCGCTGTTCGGCGTTAATCCTTTCGGTTGGCGGATCGTCGGCACGGTATTCGGAATTGCCATGCTGCCTATTATGTATGTAATGGCGCTTCGGCTGTTTGGGCGGACTCGCTATGCAGCGCTTGCGGCGGGGCTGTTCGCGCTGGATTTCATGCATTTTACGCAGACCCGGATTTCTACCATTGATGTGTACGGCGTCTTCTTCATCATGCTGATGTTCTACTTCATGCAGCGTTACTCGGCAATGAATTTCTACCGCCTTCCGCTGCGCAAGACGCTGTGGCCGCTCTTTTGGTCGGGCCTGTTCTTTGGCATCGGGGTTGCCTCCAAATGGATCGTGCTGTATGGAGGGGCGGGGCTCGCCATAATGCTCGGCATTTCGCTCTTTGACCGGTACCGGCAGCACAGGGCGGCCCGGCGCGTGCTTGCCTTGGGCAAGCGGGCGGACCCGGAACTGTCAGCCGCTTGCCAAGAAGCCGCGCGAACATTCTGGAGCAGAAGCGTTATTACTCTTGCCTCCTGCATTATCTTCTTTATTGTTATTCCGGCCGTGATTTACAGCTTGTCGTTTATTCCTGTGCTGTCTGTCACACCGGAAGGCTATACGTTTAAAGGATTGCTCGAAGCGCAGAAGAATATGTACGACTACCACAGCCAGCTTGTGGCTACCCATCCGTTCTCTTCCCAGTGGTGGCAATGGCCCTTTATGAAGCGTCCGGTATGGTTCTTCAGCGGGGGAGAAGGACTGCCGGCAGGCCAGGCCAGCAGCATCGTAACGATGGGCAATCCGCTGATCTGGTGGACGGGGGTGTTTGCCATCCTCGCCGTCCTGCGGCTGACGCTGAAACGCAGGGAAAAACCGCTTTACGTCATTTGGATCGGCTATTTTTCCCAATACATTCCCTGGATGCTCGTTCCGCGCGAGACGTTCCTTTACCATTATTTCGCGATGGTTCCGTTCATGATACTGGCGCTGGTCTATATGCTGAAGCTGTCGGACAGCGTGTTTCCGGAATCCCGGTCGAGAGTCATTCGTTATGTGTATGTCGCTGCTGCCGCGCTGCTCTTTATCATGTTTTATCCCGTTTTGTCGGGCATGCGGGTTAGCGGGGATTACGTGACAGGCTTCCTGCGCTGGTTCCCGACTTGGGTCTTTTAG
- a CDS encoding glycosyltransferase family 2 protein, with product MKARYSVIVPMYNEEEVISHTYKRLKEVMDRSGDAYELIFVNDGSRDRSADMIREIADRDGHVKLIDFSRNFGHQVAITAGMDYARGEAVVVIDADLQDPPEVILELIAKWKQGYEVVYAKRLKRHGETLFKKITAKLFYRLLSSMTSVDIPTDTGDFRLIDRKVCNVLRELKEKNRYVRGLVSWVGFRQTMVEYVREERFAGETKYPLKKMIRFALDGITSFSHKPLKIASYLGFLLSFSSFVFLFFVLMQKWFTSRTVPGWASIVGVNLLFNGIVLMILGVIGEYIGRIYDESKDRPLYIVREAVGYRNLKEEEAELFREKAGQSREDVPYE from the coding sequence ATGAAAGCCAGATACAGCGTGATCGTCCCGATGTATAATGAAGAAGAAGTGATCTCTCATACGTACAAGCGTCTGAAGGAAGTCATGGACCGCAGCGGAGACGCATATGAGCTGATCTTCGTGAACGATGGAAGCCGGGACCGCTCAGCCGATATGATCCGGGAGATTGCAGACCGGGACGGTCATGTGAAGCTGATTGACTTCTCGCGGAATTTCGGCCACCAAGTCGCGATAACCGCAGGCATGGATTATGCACGGGGGGAAGCGGTCGTTGTTATCGACGCCGATCTTCAGGACCCTCCCGAAGTCATACTTGAGTTGATTGCCAAATGGAAACAGGGATATGAAGTGGTGTATGCCAAACGGCTGAAGCGCCACGGCGAAACATTGTTCAAAAAAATCACCGCCAAGCTGTTTTACCGCCTGCTGAGCAGTATGACGAGCGTGGATATTCCAACCGATACGGGCGACTTCCGCCTGATCGACCGCAAGGTGTGCAACGTTTTGCGCGAACTCAAGGAGAAGAACCGCTATGTCAGAGGGCTTGTCAGTTGGGTCGGTTTCCGCCAGACGATGGTGGAGTATGTCCGCGAGGAGCGCTTTGCCGGGGAGACCAAATATCCGCTCAAAAAAATGATCCGGTTTGCGCTCGACGGCATCACGTCTTTTTCGCACAAGCCGCTCAAAATCGCTTCTTACCTTGGGTTTTTGCTTTCGTTTTCCAGCTTTGTCTTTTTGTTCTTCGTGTTGATGCAGAAGTGGTTTACTTCCCGCACGGTGCCCGGCTGGGCTTCCATCGTCGGCGTGAACCTGCTGTTTAACGGAATTGTACTTATGATCCTCGGGGTAATCGGCGAATATATCGGCCGGATATACGATGAATCGAAGGACCGGCCGCTTTACATTGTCCGCGAGGCGGTAGGCTACAGAAACCTGAAGGAGGAGGAAGCCGAGCTCTTTCGGGAGAAAGCCGGACAATCACGGGAGGATGTACCTTATGAATAA
- a CDS encoding GtrA family protein, which produces MNNNNVRGDILQFVKFNIVGLLNTLVDMAVFALLTSLGLFYVVAQVISYGAGTANSFILNSKITFKDRQRSKEEGFIHKQLLRFIALNLFVLCISLLLMSVLIGRLGLQELLSKVLVTFVTVIINFFGSRKWVFVKPKQSLPVSGEAISGAEAERR; this is translated from the coding sequence ATGAATAACAATAATGTGCGCGGCGATATCCTCCAGTTCGTTAAATTTAATATTGTCGGTCTTCTGAATACATTGGTAGATATGGCCGTGTTCGCGCTGCTGACTTCGCTCGGGCTCTTCTATGTCGTTGCCCAGGTCATCTCCTATGGTGCGGGAACGGCCAACAGTTTTATTTTGAACAGTAAAATAACGTTCAAGGACCGGCAGCGGAGCAAGGAAGAAGGCTTCATTCATAAGCAGCTCCTGAGGTTTATTGCATTGAATCTGTTCGTGCTGTGCATATCTCTGCTGCTGATGAGTGTTCTAATCGGCCGTCTTGGATTGCAGGAGCTGCTGTCGAAGGTATTGGTTACGTTTGTTACGGTCATCATCAATTTTTTTGGCAGCAGAAAATGGGTGTTTGTGAAGCCAAAGCAGTCTCTGCCTGTCTCCGGTGAGGCAATCTCCGGGGCGGAAGCGGAGCGACGATAG
- a CDS encoding class D sortase, with translation MRKLSYIIIIAGVLLILYPKTSEWLEDWQQQKLLKEAEQSFEQSAEKAQDSVDPDLRLKYAKVTQLLAEESALDEQSQLAEDKGGSDGDEKAIALIEIDKIDVKLPVLEGATKANMRHAAVHLTETAPLGEIGNAAIAAHRAHTKGRLFNRLNEVKIGDTISVKTKGKVYNYTVYDISIVEPTDVSVLEGSNKDRILTLITCDPLINPTHRLIVHAKLP, from the coding sequence ATGCGCAAGCTTTCTTATATCATAATTATCGCTGGCGTTCTGCTGATCCTGTATCCAAAGACGAGCGAATGGTTAGAAGATTGGCAGCAGCAGAAGCTGCTGAAGGAAGCGGAGCAGAGTTTTGAACAAAGCGCGGAGAAGGCTCAAGATTCGGTCGATCCCGATCTGCGGCTCAAATATGCCAAAGTGACACAGCTGCTTGCCGAAGAATCGGCCTTGGACGAGCAGTCGCAGCTCGCAGAGGATAAAGGCGGTTCAGACGGAGACGAGAAAGCGATCGCGCTGATTGAGATCGATAAAATCGATGTCAAACTTCCCGTGCTTGAAGGAGCCACCAAAGCGAATATGCGGCATGCGGCCGTGCATTTGACCGAGACCGCTCCGCTTGGAGAAATCGGGAATGCGGCTATCGCCGCTCACCGCGCCCATACCAAGGGAAGACTGTTCAACCGTCTGAATGAGGTGAAGATCGGTGATACGATTTCCGTTAAGACCAAAGGGAAAGTCTATAACTACACGGTCTATGATATCTCGATAGTCGAACCTACTGATGTGTCCGTGCTGGAAGGCAGTAACAAAGACCGCATCCTTACGCTCATCACATGCGATCCGCTGATTAATCCGACTCATCGGCTAATTGTGCACGCAAAGCTCCCGTGA